A single Chiloscyllium punctatum isolate Juve2018m chromosome 26, sChiPun1.3, whole genome shotgun sequence DNA region contains:
- the kcng4a gene encoding potassium voltage-gated channel subfamily G member 4a has protein sequence MPIISRSSDNDYSNLSDTSCSSLSHIAPASQAPPVKGAFYQRCRRIQPRAGLGDTPQQHLIVNVGGSRYLLPWSTLDAFPLTRLGRLRSCRSREEIAQVCDDYDERSREFFFDRSPCAFRMILTFLSAGKLRLLRETCALSFQEELLYWGLEEGQLEWCCRRMLLLKVRELAEIRRAEELEADEEGASALGESTKLGHCMDKLRDMVENPQSGLPGKVFACLSIIFVTITVISICISTIPELRTEEERDKCSQRCYNMFIIETICVAWFSLEFVLRFIQARSKWQFLRGPLNIIDILAILPYYVALVIDKGPADSNKPSGSNIYLEKLGLVLRILRALRILYVMRLARHSLGLQTLGLTVHRSIREFGLLLLFLCVSVTLFAPLVFLAENEMGKGQDFSSIPASYWWAIISMTTVGYGDMVPRTIPGQVIALSSILSGILIMAFPATSIFHAFSRAYLELKQEQDRAQARLKYIQKAAKQAENEELSDTNNASADPDC, from the exons ATGCCCATCATTTCCCGAAGCAGCGACAACGATTACAGTAACTTGAGCGACACGTCCTGCAGTTCCCTGAGTCACATTGCCCCAGCAAGTCAAGCGCCTCCGGTCAAGGGAGCCTTCTACCAGCGATGCAGGCGGATCCAGCCGCGGGCAGGGCTCGGCGACACTCCCCAGCAGCACCTCATCGTCAATGTGGGGGGCAGCAGGTACCTGTTGCCCTGGAGTACCCTGGACGCGTTCCCTCTCACACGCCTCGGCCGGTTGAGGTCCTGCCGCAGCCGGGAGGAAATCGCGCAGGTCTGCGACGACTACGACGAGCGCTCCCGCGAGTTCTTCTTTGACCGGAGCCCGTGCGCCTTTCGCATGATCCTGACTTTCCTGTCGGCCGGCAAACTGCGCCTCCTCAGGGAGACGTGCGCCCTGTCCTTCCAGGAGGAGCTGCTCTActgggggctggaggagggtcaGCTGGAGTGGTGTTGCCGCCGGATGCTGCTGCTCAAAGTCCGGGAGCTGGCTGAAATCCGAAGGGCGGAGGAACTCGAGGCGGACGAGGAGGGTGCCAGTGCCCTGGGCGAGAGCACCAAACTGGGACACTGCATGGACAAACTGAGAGACATGGTGGAAAACCCCCAGTCAGGACTTCCTGGGAAAGTGTTTGCCTGCCTGTCCATTATATTTGTCACTATAACAGTGATTAGCATCTGCATCAGTACAATACCAGAGCTGAGAACTGAAGAAGAAAGA GACAAATGTTCCCAGAGATGCTATAACATGTTTATAATAGAAACCATCTGTGTGGCCTGGTTCTCCTTGGAATTTGTCCTTCGGTTTATCCAGGCACGAAGCAAATGGCAGTTTCTGAGAGGCCCTTTGAACATTATTGACATTTTGGCGATCCTTCCGTATTATGTTGCACTTGTGATTGACAAAGGACCTGCTGACAGCAACAAACCTTCAGGAAGTAACATCTATTTGGAAAAGTTAGGCCTGGTCCTCCGAATATTGCGCGCCTTGAGAATTCTGTATGTAATGCGTCTTGCCAGGCACTCCCTAGGACTTCAGACTTTGGGTCTTACAGTCCATCGCAGCATTCGTGAGTTTGGACTACTGCTCCTTTTTCTTTGTGTGTCGGTCACACTATTTGCACCATTGGTATTCCTTGCAGAGAATGAGATGGGCAAAGGACAAGACTTCAGCAGTATTCCTGCATCTTACTGGTGGGCTATCATTTCCATGACCACAGTTGGATATGGTGACATGGTACCTCGAACAATTCCTGGTCAAGTGATAGCTCTGAGTAGCATCCTTAGTGGGATCTTAATTATGGCatttcctgcaacatccattTTTCATGCATTTTCCCGTGCATATTTGGAGCTTAAACAAGAACAAGATAGAGCACAAGCCCGTCTGAAGTACATCCAAAAGGCAGCAAAGCAGGCAGAAAATGAAGAATTAAGTGACACAAACAATGCTTCTGCAGACCCAGATTGTTAA